The proteins below are encoded in one region of Streptomyces cyanogenus:
- a CDS encoding bifunctional RNase H/acid phosphatase has protein sequence MREFIVEADGGSRGNPGPAGYGAVVRDAATGQTLTEAAEYLGVATNNVAEYRGLLAGLRAAHALDPAARVHVRMDSKLVVEQMSGRWKIKHPDMKPLAMEARSVFPPDQVTYEWIPREQNKHADRLANEAMDAGAKGRQWSPSESRAALDTPPAVPEPSGPPGDAAAGAAKARAALAEGRTDGQGRPVAAPAGDDVEAEAVRQTEAAAAAPRGEQRLPSTPGWSAAPDLGAPATLVLLRHGETPLTPQKRFSGSGGSDPSLSVAGREQAHRVAEALARRGTIQAVVASPLARTRETAGIVAARLDLDVTLEDGLRETDFGAWEGLTFGEVRERHPDDLNAWLADPEAHPTGGGESFAETAARIAATRDKLVAAHAGRTVLLVTHVTPIKTLVRLALGAPPESLFRMELSAASLSAVAYYADGNASVRLFNDTSHLRP, from the coding sequence GTGCGGGAGTTCATCGTCGAGGCCGACGGGGGATCGCGGGGCAACCCCGGGCCCGCCGGCTACGGGGCCGTGGTCCGCGACGCGGCGACGGGGCAGACCCTGACGGAGGCGGCCGAGTACCTCGGCGTCGCCACGAACAACGTCGCCGAGTACCGCGGCCTGCTGGCCGGCCTCCGCGCCGCCCACGCGCTCGACCCCGCCGCGCGGGTCCACGTCCGCATGGACTCCAAGCTCGTCGTCGAGCAGATGTCGGGCCGCTGGAAGATCAAGCACCCCGACATGAAGCCGCTGGCCATGGAGGCGAGGTCGGTCTTCCCGCCGGACCAGGTCACGTACGAGTGGATCCCGCGCGAGCAGAACAAGCACGCGGACCGCCTGGCGAACGAGGCCATGGACGCGGGGGCGAAGGGCCGGCAGTGGTCCCCGTCCGAGTCCCGCGCGGCCTTGGACACCCCGCCCGCCGTCCCCGAGCCGTCGGGCCCGCCCGGGGACGCGGCGGCGGGTGCGGCGAAGGCCCGCGCGGCGCTGGCGGAGGGCCGGACCGACGGTCAGGGGAGGCCGGTGGCGGCTCCGGCCGGGGACGACGTCGAAGCGGAGGCGGTACGGCAGACGGAGGCCGCCGCAGCGGCACCCCGCGGCGAGCAGCGCCTCCCCAGCACCCCCGGCTGGAGCGCCGCCCCCGACCTCGGCGCCCCCGCCACGCTCGTCCTCCTCCGGCACGGCGAGACCCCGCTGACCCCCCAGAAGCGTTTCTCCGGCAGCGGCGGCAGCGACCCCTCGCTCTCGGTCGCCGGCCGGGAACAGGCGCACCGGGTCGCGGAGGCGCTCGCCCGGCGCGGCACGATCCAGGCCGTCGTCGCCTCCCCCCTCGCCCGCACCCGCGAGACCGCCGGCATCGTCGCCGCCCGGCTGGACCTGGACGTCACGCTGGAGGACGGTCTGCGCGAGACGGACTTCGGCGCGTGGGAGGGCCTGACCTTCGGCGAGGTCCGCGAGCGCCACCCGGACGACCTGAACGCCTGGCTCGCCGACCCGGAGGCCCACCCCACCGGCGGCGGCGAGAGCTTCGCCGAGACGGCCGCCCGCATCGCCGCCACCCGGGACAAGCTGGTCGCGGCCCACGCGGGCCGTACCGTCCTATTGGTCACGCACGTGACCCCGATCAAGACCCTCGTCCGGCTCGCCCTCGGCGCCCCGCCGGAGTCGCTGTTCCGGATGGAGCTCTCGGCGGCCTCGCTGTCGGCGGTGGCGTACTACGCGGACGGCAACGCGAGCGTACGGCTGTTCAACGACACCTCTCACCTGCGTCCCTGA
- a CDS encoding zinc ribbon domain-containing protein has protein sequence MNAAPADQIRLLDVQALDVRLQQLAHKRRSLPEHAEIESLTKDLTQLRDLLVAAQTEESDCAREQTKAEQDVDQVRQRATRDQQRLDSGAVTSPKDLSNLQHEIASLAKRQGDLEDVVLEVMERREAAQERVNELTGRVASVQSKIDDATGRRDAAFEEIDGEAASVTKEREVIAASVPADLLKLYDKLRAQQGGIGAAKLYARTCQGCRQELAITELNEIRAAAPDTVVRCENCRRILVRTAESGL, from the coding sequence CTGAACGCCGCGCCCGCCGACCAGATCCGCCTCCTCGACGTCCAGGCCCTCGACGTCCGCCTGCAGCAGCTCGCGCACAAGCGGAGGTCCCTGCCCGAGCACGCCGAGATCGAGTCGCTGACGAAGGACCTGACGCAGCTGCGCGACCTGCTGGTGGCCGCGCAGACCGAGGAGAGCGACTGCGCCCGCGAGCAGACCAAGGCCGAGCAGGACGTGGACCAGGTGCGCCAGCGCGCCACCCGCGACCAGCAGCGCCTGGACTCCGGCGCGGTCACCTCGCCCAAGGACCTGTCCAACCTCCAGCACGAGATCGCCTCCCTCGCCAAGCGGCAGGGCGACCTGGAGGACGTCGTCCTGGAGGTCATGGAGCGCCGCGAGGCCGCGCAGGAGCGGGTGAACGAGCTGACCGGGCGGGTCGCCTCCGTGCAGTCGAAGATCGACGACGCGACCGGCCGCCGGGACGCGGCGTTCGAGGAGATCGACGGCGAGGCGGCCTCGGTGACGAAGGAGCGCGAGGTCATCGCCGCGTCCGTCCCCGCCGACCTGCTCAAGCTGTACGACAAGCTGCGCGCCCAGCAGGGCGGCATCGGCGCGGCCAAGCTGTACGCCCGCACCTGCCAGGGCTGCCGGCAGGAGCTGGCCATCACCGAGCTGAACGAGATCCGCGCGGCGGCCCCGGACACGGTGGTCCGCTGCGAGAACTGCCGCCGCATCCTGGTGCGTACGGCGGAGTCGGGTCTGTAG
- the yaaA gene encoding peroxide stress protein YaaA encodes MLVLLPPSEGKANPGEGAPLEPLSLSLPGLTAAREAVLGELVELCSGDEEKAREVLGLSEGLRGEVAKNAGLRTAGTRPAGEIYTGVLYDALGLATLDADARRRAADSLLVFSGLWGAVRVTDRIPSYRCSMGVKLPGLGALAGHWRAPMAEVLPEAAGAGLVLDLRSSAYAAAWRPRGEVAGRTATVRVLHAPTRKVVSHFNKATKGRIVRSLLTAGTAPKDPAELVTALRDLGYAVEAEAPGKPGKAWALDVLVEEIH; translated from the coding sequence TTGCTGGTCCTGCTGCCGCCCTCCGAAGGCAAGGCGAACCCGGGCGAGGGCGCCCCGCTGGAGCCCCTGTCGCTGTCCCTGCCGGGGCTGACCGCCGCCCGGGAGGCCGTGCTCGGGGAGCTGGTGGAGCTGTGCTCCGGCGACGAGGAGAAGGCCCGCGAGGTGCTCGGGCTGAGCGAGGGCCTGCGGGGCGAGGTCGCGAAGAACGCGGGGCTGCGCACGGCCGGCACCCGGCCCGCCGGGGAGATCTACACCGGTGTGCTCTACGACGCCCTGGGCCTGGCCACGCTGGACGCGGACGCCCGTCGGCGCGCGGCGGACTCGCTGCTGGTGTTCTCCGGGCTGTGGGGCGCCGTGCGGGTGACGGACCGGATCCCCTCCTACCGCTGCTCGATGGGCGTCAAGCTGCCCGGGCTCGGCGCGCTGGCCGGGCACTGGCGGGCGCCGATGGCCGAGGTGCTGCCGGAGGCGGCCGGAGCGGGACTGGTCCTGGACCTCAGGTCCTCGGCGTACGCGGCGGCCTGGCGGCCCAGGGGCGAGGTGGCCGGGCGGACGGCGACGGTACGGGTGCTGCACGCGCCGACCCGGAAGGTCGTCAGCCACTTCAACAAGGCGACCAAGGGCCGGATCGTCCGCAGCCTGCTGACCGCCGGGACCGCGCCGAAGGACCCCGCCGAGCTGGTGACGGCGCTGCGGGACCTGGGGTACGCCGTGGAGGCGGAGGCTCCCGGGAAGCCGGGCAAGGCGTGGGCGCTGGACGTGCTGGTGGAGGAGATCCACTGA
- the eda gene encoding bifunctional 4-hydroxy-2-oxoglutarate aldolase/2-dehydro-3-deoxy-phosphogluconate aldolase, which translates to MTSPLPSSPAASVLDLAPVVPVVVLTDATDAVPLARALVAGGLPAIEVTLRTPAALDAIRAIAGEVPQAVVGAGTVITPEQVDACTAAGARFLVSPGWTEALLAAMRGSGVPFLPGVSTTSEVVALLERGVRELKFFPAQAAGGTAYLRSLAGPLPQARFCPTGGIGPQTAPDYLALPNVGCVGGSWMLPAEAVAAGDWGRIERLARAAAGLRDAGERCR; encoded by the coding sequence ATGACCTCGCCGCTGCCCTCCTCCCCGGCTGCCTCCGTACTGGATCTCGCCCCCGTCGTGCCCGTCGTGGTCCTCACCGACGCCACCGACGCCGTACCGCTCGCGCGGGCGCTGGTGGCGGGCGGGCTGCCCGCGATCGAGGTGACCCTGCGGACCCCGGCGGCCCTGGACGCGATCCGGGCGATCGCCGGGGAGGTTCCGCAGGCCGTGGTCGGGGCGGGCACGGTGATCACACCGGAGCAGGTGGACGCCTGTACGGCGGCCGGGGCGCGGTTCCTGGTCAGTCCCGGCTGGACGGAGGCGCTGCTGGCGGCGATGCGCGGGTCCGGGGTGCCGTTCCTGCCCGGGGTGTCGACCACCTCGGAGGTGGTCGCCCTGCTGGAGCGCGGGGTGCGGGAGTTGAAGTTCTTCCCGGCACAGGCGGCGGGCGGTACGGCGTATCTGAGGTCGCTCGCGGGGCCGTTGCCGCAGGCCCGGTTCTGCCCCACGGGCGGGATCGGCCCGCAGACCGCGCCGGACTACCTGGCCCTGCCCAACGTCGGCTGCGTGGGCGGGAGCTGGATGCTCCCGGCGGAGGCGGTGGCCGCCGGGGACTGGGGCCGGATCGAGCGGCTGGCGCGGGCGGCGGCCGGGCTCAGGGACGCAGGTGAGAGGTGTCGTTGA
- a CDS encoding Nif3-like dinuclear metal center hexameric protein, with protein MPRLSEVIAALENLWPAERAESWDAVGTVVGDPDQEVGRVLFAVDPVQEIVDEAVKLGADLLVTHHPLYLRGTTTVAATHFKGRVVHTLIKNDIALHVAHTNADTADPGVSDALAGALDLRVVRPLVPDPTDPHGCRGLGRVCELDHPLTVRELAARVAERLPATAQGIRVAGDPDAVVRTVAVSGGSGDSLFDQVRASGVDAFLTADLRHHPASEAVAHSPLALLDAAHWATEWPWCELAASQLDEISDRHGWDLRVHVSRTVTDPWTAHAASIAPSS; from the coding sequence GTGCCCCGTCTGTCTGAAGTCATCGCCGCGCTGGAGAACCTGTGGCCCGCCGAGCGGGCCGAGTCCTGGGACGCGGTCGGCACGGTGGTGGGCGACCCCGACCAGGAGGTCGGCCGGGTCCTGTTCGCCGTCGACCCCGTGCAGGAGATCGTCGACGAGGCCGTGAAGCTCGGCGCCGACCTGCTCGTCACCCACCACCCGCTCTACCTGCGCGGGACGACCACGGTCGCGGCCACGCACTTCAAGGGCCGGGTCGTGCACACCCTCATCAAGAACGACATCGCGCTGCACGTCGCCCACACCAACGCCGACACCGCCGACCCGGGTGTCTCCGACGCCCTCGCGGGAGCCCTCGACCTCCGCGTCGTACGGCCCCTCGTGCCGGACCCCACCGACCCGCACGGGTGCCGGGGCCTCGGCCGCGTCTGCGAACTCGACCACCCCCTCACCGTCCGCGAACTGGCCGCCCGCGTCGCCGAGCGGCTGCCCGCCACCGCGCAGGGCATCCGGGTGGCCGGCGACCCCGACGCCGTCGTCCGTACGGTCGCCGTCAGCGGCGGCTCCGGCGACAGCCTCTTCGACCAGGTCCGCGCGTCCGGCGTCGACGCCTTCCTCACCGCCGACCTGCGCCACCACCCGGCGTCCGAGGCGGTGGCGCACAGTCCCCTCGCGCTGCTCGACGCGGCGCACTGGGCCACCGAGTGGCCCTGGTGCGAGCTGGCCGCGAGCCAGCTCGACGAGATCTCCGACCGCCACGGCTGGGACCTGCGTGTCCACGTCTCCAGGACGGTCACCGACCCCTGGACCGCCCACGCGGCGTCCATCGCCCCCTCTAGCTAA
- a CDS encoding MerR family transcriptional regulator has translation MRIGELAAVVGVTTRTVRHYHHLGLLPEPERRPNGYRRYTLRHAVVLARIRRLTELGLGLTEVRDVLADDAGKDLAEVLTELEEDLARQEAEIRERRQRLHVLLDAGELPAEGPVSPQLAALLAALPAGDSPMAARDREFLALVDGAAPPRERERLLSALRGALEDPDTVARSRQAYALLDSLADAGPDDPRVAGAARALADCVPRELLTPGQPVAANALLNALYADLRPAQAEVVRRALKILTEETEEEG, from the coding sequence ATGCGAATCGGAGAACTCGCCGCCGTCGTCGGTGTCACGACGCGCACGGTGCGGCACTACCACCATCTGGGTCTGCTGCCCGAGCCCGAGCGCCGGCCCAACGGCTACCGGCGCTACACCCTGCGCCACGCCGTCGTCCTCGCCCGCATCCGGCGCCTGACCGAGCTGGGCCTGGGTCTCACGGAGGTGCGGGACGTGCTCGCCGACGACGCCGGCAAGGACCTCGCCGAGGTGCTGACCGAGCTGGAGGAGGACCTGGCCCGGCAGGAGGCGGAGATCCGGGAGCGCCGGCAGCGGCTGCATGTCCTGCTGGACGCCGGGGAGCTGCCCGCCGAGGGCCCCGTCTCGCCGCAACTGGCCGCTCTGCTGGCCGCGCTGCCCGCCGGGGACTCCCCCATGGCCGCCAGGGACCGGGAGTTCCTGGCCCTGGTCGACGGTGCGGCGCCACCGCGGGAGCGGGAGCGGCTGCTCTCCGCGCTGCGCGGCGCCCTGGAGGATCCGGACACGGTGGCGCGCTCCCGGCAGGCGTACGCCCTGCTGGACTCGCTGGCGGACGCCGGCCCGGACGACCCGCGCGTGGCAGGGGCGGCGCGCGCCCTGGCCGACTGCGTACCGCGCGAACTGCTGACACCTGGCCAACCCGTCGCGGCCAACGCCCTGTTGAACGCCTTGTACGCCGACCTCCGCCCGGCCCAGGCCGAGGTGGTCCGACGTGCGCTGAAGATCCTGACGGAGGAGACGGAGGAGGAGGGATGA